In Gracilibacillus salitolerans, the sequence TCGATCGCATTTGCACATGGAGAAGATCTGAAAAATCGTTTTGTTGAAACATCTCGTGACGGCTATGCATTTGCGCAAGATACTAGTGCGTATTCATTAATAGCAGTAGCTCGTGAAGCACAGCCTTTAATGACTGAAGGTGGATCAATTATGGCGATGAGTTACTTAGGTGCAGAACGAGTTGTGCCAGGTTATAATGTCATGGGAGTTGCCAAAGCGGCATTAGAATCTGCTGTTAAATACTTAGCGATGGATTTAGGGGAAAATAATATTCGTGTAAATGCTATTTCTGCTGGTGCAATTAAAACGTTAGCTGCCAAAGGTGTTCCATCATTCAATGAAATTTTACACAAAATTGAAGCAGAATCACCTTTAAAACGAAATGTAACACAAGAAGAAGTAGGCGACATGTCAGTAGCGATGCTGAGCCACTTATCCAGAGGTGTTACCGGAGAAATCGTTTATGTCGACTCTGGCTACAATATTTTAGGATAACCAAAAAAGGCCAGGACAGAATCATTCGATTTAAGCAACAATCCCAGGAAGTATTGACCTTATCAGATGAGAAAGACCTTCGCGAATGCGAAGGTCTTTTACTTTTGCAATTTTCGTCCTTGGAAAATGAACTTATCAAACGAAGGATGGACACTTATTCATGAATTTCCTTTCTTGTGTCCTTCACCCCGCTTATGATGGACACTTATTCATGAATTTTCTTTCCTGTGTCTTTCATCCCGCTTATGATGGACACTTATTCATGAATTTTCTTTCTTGTGTCTTTCATCCCGCTTATGATGGACACTTATTCATGAATTTTCTTTCTTGTGTCTTTCATCCCGCTTATGATGGACACTTATTCATGAATTTTCTTTCCTGTGTCTTTCATCCCGCTTATGATGGACACTTATTCATGAATTTTCTTTCTTGTGTCTTTCATCCCGCTTATGATGGACACTTATTCATGAATTTCCTTTCTTGTGTCTTTCACCACACTCTCGAAGACAAAATTTCATAAAAATCAGGAAAGTGTCTTCGAGAACTTCGCTTGTCAGGGTGTGGTATTAGTCTCCAGTGGCGAGAAAGAATACTTTCCTTTTTAGAGATATTCTAACACTTACTGTTCCCATCCCAATAAAATTACCTCTTATTAAGCTGACATAGAAGTCTCATCTTTTAAATCCTTTTGTAATTTCTTATTAGAACTAAATAATCGGTAGATCGCCGGGATCAATAATAGTGTTATGAATGTAGCGAAAAGTAATCCCGAAATGATAACTGTTGCCATCGGTGCTTGATAGTTGCTCGACGTTCCTGTTGTAATCGCTAATGGTAACATGCCGGCAGCAGTTGTAAAGCTAGTCATAAAAATAGGGCGCATTCGATTTCTCCCTGCTTCCACAAGTGCTTCTGTTACGATATACCCTTCTTTTCTTAGTTGTTTTGTTCGATCGATAAACAGGATGGCATTATTGAGAACAATACCAATGAGCATGATGATCCCCATAGCAGATAATGCACTTAATTCCCGTTGAGTGAAGAATAAACCTAAAATCACACCAACGATCGTCATCGGAATAATCGACATTACAATAATCGGATGGAATAAATGATCGAATTGCACAGCCATCACTAAATAAACGAGGAAAATGGCAATCCCGATAATGAGTAGAATCTCCATCATTAATTCTTGCTGTTGCTCCAAATCTCCTGTAGTTTCTATCTGGTAGCTGTCCGGCGTTTCAAAATCAGCAATTAATTGTTGGACGTCGCGATTAACGGAACCTAAATCTCTTCCTTCTAATTCAGCAGATATCGTTACATACCTTGTTCCATCATCATGTGTAATTTGATTTGGAATTTCGGTCGTATTTAAACGAATAAATTCAGATAATGTTTTATTGCCTTCCATTGTCTGTACTTCCATATCCAATAAGGCATCTTTCTTATCTATCTCATTGGCCCATTCTACTTGAATAGGTATCTCTTTGTTTTCTACAACGATTTCGTCAATTGGCATATCTAAAAATGCTTGCTCCATATAATTTCTAACATAGAGAGAACTGAGTCCACTATCTCTGATAGCATCGTCTTTCAATTCAATTACTTCGTCAAGTGAAGCACGTTCTCCAGAGTGACTAACACCGACAACTCCTGAGATTTCTTCTAATTCACTTGAGAAGTCTGTTGCAATGGATTCGAGTTCCTTCAATTTATCACCTTTTATCATCACTTGGATTGGCTGTCCACCACCTTCAGAGAAAGTACCTTGCACACTTTTAATCGGTTGTGTGTCTTGCAGCTCCCGTAACGATTTCGTGATTTCTTCATTGACTTGATTTTGCTCTCTTGTGATGGCATCCCCTGTGGTCAAATTAATAATACTGAACAGTAAGCCACCATCATCCATCGCATAGTTCGCTTCTACATCTTGTATCGCTTCTAATTCTCGATTAATCTCTTGTACAACCTCATTTTTTTCAGAGATGGATACACCTGGTTCTAATTCAATCATTAATTCAGAATAACGGTTATACATATCTGGCATAATTGTCATTGGTATTTTCGAGACTAAGAAGAGTGAACCTGCCAATATAAGAATAAACAAGCTAATGATGGCGAAACTATTTCGTTTTTTCTTAACAATCCATTGAGCGAATTTGGTGTAGCTATTTATAATCCAACCATCCTTCGTTCTCGCATGGTTTTTGCGGATTTTCAAAAAGCGATGAGCGAAAGTTGGAATAACGGTAAAGGAGATAAGCGCAGAGCTGACTAACGTGATGGCAACTATCATCGATAAAATGATCATAAATCTTCCGATATCTCCACTGATTAATCCAATGGGTACAAATACGACAATAGTTGTTAACATAGAGGCGATGACTGCGGTTGCTACTTCTTTTGTTCCTTCCAGTATCGCTTCTAATTTATCAAAGCCTTGTTCTTTCTTGCGATAGATTGATTCAAGAATAACGATCGAGGAATCTACCATCATCCCAATCCCTAATCCTAACCCAATTAAAGTTAGAATATTAAAACTATAATCAAAAAGCCACATGGCGATAAAGGTAAGCAAAATAGAAGTAGGAATCGCAAAACCAATAATAAAAGTAGCTCTTATATTACGCAGAAAGAGAAACAGGATAAATATCGATAAAATCCCGCCAATGAGAATATTTGCTGTTACTCCGTTAAGAGAATCTTCTACGTAATCAGCTTGGGCTACAACCTCGTGTAGTTCGAATCCATTTATAAGTCCTTCATCTCTTATCTCTTTTATTTCAGCACGGACAGCGTGAGCCATTTCAATTTGGGTAACATCCGCAACTCGACCAATTTGTATCATGATGAAATCCTTTGATCCATTCTTCCAAACGATAGAATTACTTTCTTGCGGCTGCAGGGAAACTTCTGCAATATCTTTTAATACAATCATTTCATTTTGGCCTTGAATCGGTATATCTTCAATGCTGGAAGTCGAATCTAATGCAGAATGCCATCTTAAGGATGGGGTATCTTCTTCCCCATCGAATTGCCCAATAGCTGCTTCTTGATTTATTTCTTGAATGGTTGTAATTATTTGCTGGAGATCAAGTTCTTGCTCCATTATTTTATCTCGGTTAAATGATACAATGATTTCCTGTTTGTAACCTCCCTCTAAAGCAACATCTCTAACTTCTGGGAGGTTCTCTAATCTAGGTTCCAATATATTCTCAGCAAAATCGGTAATCTCAACCATATCTTCACCAGATAAATCTAGGTAAAATTCATAATCTCCCTCTGTACTAAATTGACCTGCTTGATAATCCTGAATATTATCATTGCTAGATGCAACAGTATGGATAGTATTTTCTACCTCTTGAAAAACCTCATCCCCTCGGTCTGTTTCAATCGTAATACTAACATTGCTTCTACCTACATAAGAGGTAGAAGAAACATTTTCTACTCCGTCAATTCCTTTAATTTCATTCTCTAATGGATTGGTAATGGTTTGCTCAACATCAAGCGCAGACATATCTCCGGCCATGATATCAACAAATGCCCCGTCCATATTGACTGATGGTAGAAGTTCCCTATCTAACTTTAGAATGGATTGAATACCTAAGACTACAATAAGCACAACAAGCAAACTAACAAGGATTTTCCTTTCGATAATAAATCTTAACCATTTCAATGGTATCTCCTCCTGGATCATATTATTTACGATGCTAAACATAGGTAAGTCCCCCTGATAGAAGTATCTTTTGTGGGAATATGTAAGTTATGGACTAACTATTTCTACCTAGCGATTTCATTTTATACCGTAATTATCCAATTAGGTATTGTTCTTGAGACGTAACTTTTCTAAGTCTAGAGGCTTAGGAGACATATGCTATACTGAAAGAAAAAGTTTTGGTGGTATGAAGAATGAAAAGATTATTACTTGTGATGTTATTGTTTCTAAGTGGATGTTATCAAGCAGGAGACCAAGCGACATTACCATTTAATAAGGCTCCTCAAACAGAAAAAGTAAAAAAAGAATTGCTATATCCCGATCGACCATTAGACAGGTTTTGGAACATTACCGAAATCAATTTAGATGCAAGTTCTGTTCTTTTAATAAATGCCGATACAGGACATGTTATTTATGAAAAAAATAGTGATATACCATTACCTACAGCAAGCATGTCAAAAATGATGACGGAATTACTTGTTTTAGAAGCAATTGAGAGTGGGAAATTGGAATGGGGTCGTGATGTAGAAATAAGTGATTATGCATACTCCATCTCCCATCAACCAGGATATGCTTCTGTCGATTTATCGCAAGAACTTCATTACACGGTGGCAGAATTGTTCCAGGCTATGGCAATTCACTCAGCCAATGGCGCAACCATCGCATTAGCGGAAGAGATAAGTGGAAGTGAAGAATTTTTTGTGCAGCAAATGAATAAACGAGCGCAAGAGTTACAGTTGGAGGATACACAATTTGTGAACAGCACTGGATTAGATAATTTGCATTTGGGAGATTATTATTCTGTTGGCGGTGTAGACGATACGAATACGATGTCAGCACAGGATTTAGTGATACTTGCGGAGCATTTGATTACGACATATCCCGAATTGTTGGAGACTGTTAACCAGCCTACATATGTATTAAATAACCGGGAATATGAAAATACGAATGGGATGCTGGAAGGTGATTTAGCTTTCGAAGGTGTGGACGGGTTGAAAACTGGATATACCGATCTTGCTGGCTATTGTTTTACTGGAACTGTTGAACGAGAAGGTGTAAGACTAATCTCTGTTGTGATGGGAACATCCTCAGAAGTCGACCGTTTTGTCGAAACGGCGAGATTATATGAAAAAGCATTTGAGCAGATAGAATAGTTTTGAGATAGTAAAGAAGCTGTTCTAAGTGGGATCAAAATGATTAATATTTGTTCCGCAAGTAGTAGTTGAGTATAATTGATTTTGTTGATTTTAAACAGAAATAGAAGAAGAAGGCGAAAAAATGAAAAACGGTTTACATTTATATAAGACTGACATGAAAAATATTATCACAAATTGGGTTGCGGCGATTTTAATAGGGGGCTTAATGATACTACCCTCGTTATATGCTTGGATGAATATTGAAGCATCATGGGACCCATATGGTCAAACCGATCAAATTAAAGTTGGGGTAGTGAACAATGACATTGGAGCCTCCGTTCGTGAAGAGGACATACATGTAGGTGATGAATTAGTAGAAACATTGAAAGATAATGATTCGATGGATTGGCAATTTGTCGACGAAGAAAAAGCAATGGATAAATTAGAATATGGAGATTATTTTGCTGTAATAGTAGTTCCAGAAGATTTTTCGGAGAAGTTGGCTACGGTTATCAGTGACCAACCAGAAAAAGCAGAAGTAGCGTACTATGTGAATGAAAAAATAAATGCAATTGCTCCGAAGATAACGGATAAAGGGGCTACGGTAATAGTAGAAGAAATAAGTTCAAATTTCATTTCAACGGTCAATGGCGTTATCTTTGACATGTTTAATCAGATCGGTATGGAATTAGAAAATGCACTACCTGACATTATACAATTCGAAGACTATATTTTTACTATTGAAGAAAAGCTTCCTGAAATTAAAAATATATTAGATGAATCATTAGCAGACGCTGAAAATGCGGAGGAAATGGTCAGTGATGCCAATAGTCTTATTCCTAGAGTAGAAGAGGCAACTAGTCAAGGACTTTCAACTGTGAATGAAACATTAGATTTTATATATGAAGCAGAAGGACGATTAGATGAAATAGCTCCACGAGTAAACGAAGATTTAGACACGATTCAGCAAGCAGTGCAGGATACGAATGCGTTTTTAGAATCAGTAGATATATCTTCACAGAACTTGCCAGATATCCATCAACAAATAGATAACTGGAATGAACAAATAGATAGTTCCATTGCTTCTATTGAATCCATAGAGGAAATCTTACGTCAGGTTCAAAATCAACAAGAATCTAATCAGGATGAAGAAACAACGGATAATCCAGACGAGAATGGATCAGAAGATAACCAGGAACCTGAAGGAGATACAGAAGAAGAAGCCAATCAACAAAATAATCAAGAGCAGATTGAAGATGCACTAAATCAACTGGCATCCATGAAAGCTGCGCTACAAGAACTGCAAGAACAACTGAACCAAGCTAATGAGATGATCAAAGAAAACAATGAAGCATTAGAAGAAATGATTGCTAACTTAAAAGACACTGCTCAATTTACAAATGAGAGACTGGATGCATTTATTTCAGAGTACCAAGAAACGATAGAACCAAGAGTCAAAGAAGAAATTCAGCATACGAAAAGCTCGTTAGAATCGGCAAAAAGTATTTTAATGGAGATTCAAAATACCATACCGGAAGCACAAGAATTATTAAATAGAACAGCAACAAATTTAGTAGATGGCGAAGAGATGCTGGAAAGTGTGTTAGCAGAATATCCTTATATTCATACCAAAATTAATGAACTCGCTGATAAAATCCGTAGTGTCGAAGGGGAAACGGATTTAGAGGAAATTATTGAGTTGTTGCAAAATGATCCTGATGCGGAACGAAGCTTTTTTGAGGAACCAGTCATGTTAAATCAAAATAAGTTATTCCCAATTGATAATTATGGAACAGGAATGACGCCGTTTTATACGGTTTTAGCGATATGGGTTGGTGGATTGCTGTTAATTTCGCTATTGGCAACAGATCCCCATCATGTAGAGTCCTATACAGGAAGACAGATTTATTTTGGTAGATTATTCACTTTTATCACAATCGGATTCTTCCAAACGATAATCGTGACATTGGGTGATATGTATCTTCTTGATGTAGAAGTCAAGGAACCCATCTGGTTTATATTATTCGGCTTGTTATCAAGTATTGTATTTATTTTGATTGTATACACCTTAGTGTCGGTGTTTGGTGACATTGGCAAAGCTTTAGCCATCGTCTTTCTTGTTTTACAGATCGCTGGTGCTGGAGGTACCTATCCAGTAGACTTACTACCAGAATTTTTCCAAGCCATTAATCCTTATCTTCCGTTCACATATGCGATTAATTTGATGCGAGAAGCAGTAGGAGGAATTGTTTGGAGTAAAGTCCAACATGATGTCCTGGTTCTATCGGCATTCGGACTTGTCGCATTGATTATTGGAGCGCTGTTCAAAGCACGCTTGAACAAGTATACACATCGATTAATGAAGAAATCGAGAGAAACCGGCTTATTCCATTAATCAAGTAACCCTCCATTTTTCGGAGGGTTAACTTTTAGGGAGGGTGTATTATGAGTAAAAGAGGCTGGATTATTTATAATGGGAATTTATACACAAAGAAATTTGCCGAACAAATCAAATGGTTACGAAAAACAGCAGAGACGTTTGATTTTGAAATAGATGTGATCGCTAATAATCAACTCTTGGTTGCTATGGAAGAAGGATGTGCACGAATACTTACCGAAAAGCAAAAGCCTGACTTTGTGTTCTTTTGGGATAAGGATTTATTTTTGGCGAGACAACTAGAAGAACAGGGGGTGCGCTTATTTAACCCGGCCAAAGCGATAGAGATTTGCGATGATAAAGCATTAACCTATCTGCAGTTAGCGAATCATGGTATTCGCATGCCAAAGACGATCATTGCCCCAAAGGTCTTTGTTTCGTTAGAAGACGATAGCCATCTTGGCCAAGTAATCGAAATACTTAGCTTTCCCATGGTCATTAAGGAGACATTCGGATCCTTTGGTGAACAGGTATATTTGATTAAAAATGAGCAGCAATTACGCCAAAAAGCAAAGGAATTACAGCATAAACCACATCTTTTTCAAGAGTATATTGCATCAAGCTATGGTCGAGATGTGCGCTTAAATGTCGTAGGAGATCGTGTAGTCGCAGCAATGCTTCGAAAGTCAGATCAAGACTTCCGTGCAAATGTAACAGCAGGTGGCAAAATGTATCGTTACCAGCCAACAGAAGAAGAAGAGAAATTAGCGGTTCGCTGTAGTCAAATAGTTGGGGCAGACTTTGCAGGTGTTGATCTCCTTTTTGGAGAAAATGATGAACCCATTTTGTGTGAAATTAATTCCAACGCACATTTTAAAAACATATATGATTGTACAGGTGTTGATATTACAAAGGATATGATGGCTTTTATTAAGGAGACCATTACCGAATAACAAATACTTAAACCGGGCAAATTTTTGCTCGGTTTTTTGTATCTATTCTATCTTTCTACAAATAATACAATTATATATGTCAAAAAATAATGAGGTAGGAAAAATGAGGAGACTTCGGACAACTCGTAAAAGTAATAAATCTCAACAACCTAAGCAAACCAATCGAATGGTGAAAATGGTGCTAGAGGATAATCGGTCGACATTAAAGAGTATCTTTAAAAATAGTGTTGATATCCAGTTCAGAGACTTGCAATTAAAAGAGGAAAATAACAATCGGGCCTTTATTTGTTATACAGAAGGTATGGTTAGAGAAGAGTTTATTCATGATAATGTCTTAGAACCGTTATTAGGAATCGATCTTAATAAGGAAGAAATAAACTCTGCTTCATTAATTTCCTATATGGATTCTAATATTATCAAGGCTTCTTCAGTGGATAAGACTTCTAATTTAGATCATATTATAGAAAAAATACTTCGAGGGCAAACGGCGATTTTTATCGATGGGTTTGACAGTGCGTTACTAATCAGTACAGAATCTTATCAATCGAGAGCGGTAGAGGAGCCAGAAACGGAATCAACGGTAAGAGGATCAAGAGAAGGTTTTAACGAAGTCATAAGTACTAATACTTCCTTACTCCGTCGTAAAATAAATAATCCTCATTTAATTTTTGAGGAGTTCATTATTGGAGGAAACACAAAAACCACAGTGCGCATTGGCTACATCGACGGTATTGCTAAGCAAGAGATAGTAGAGGAAGTAAGAAATCGTCTTGAATCGATCGAGACGGATGTTGTACTGGAAACTGGTTATTTAGAGCAATATATAGAAGATCATCCTAAGTCCATCTTTCAGACGATTGGTAATAGCGAAAAGCCAGACAAAGTAGCCGCAAAATTATTGGAAGGTCGAGTGTCCATATTGTGTGATGGGACACCGTTTGTATTAACAGTACCTTATTTATTTATTGAGTCAATGCAAGTACCGGAAGACTATTATTCCAAGCCTTATTTTACTACACTAATTCGTTTGATTCGACTGATTGCGTTATTTCTAACTGTTGCTACTCCGGCAGTTTTTGTGGCGGCGGCCACTTTTCATCATGAAATGGTGCCAGCCTTATTATTAACAACGATGGCTGCTGCTGAGGAGAGAGTACCTTTTCCGATTATGTTAGAAGCTTTAATCATGACTGTTATCTTTGAGCTACTTCGTGAAGCTGGGGTCCGAATGCCTCGACCTATCGGCTCAGCTGTGAGTATTGTTGGTGCATTAGTAATTGGGGAAGCTGCTGTACAGGCAGGACTAGTAGGAGCACCAATGGTTATTGTAGTAGCGTTGACAGCTATTACCGGTTTTGTTGTGACAGCGATCAATAATACTGTCATTTTAATTCGATTTTTCCTGATTTTGTTATCGGGATCTTTCGGATTCTACGGTTTACTGATGGGAACACTGTTCGTTGTTGCTCACGCTTGTTCATTAAGATCATTTGGTACTCCGTATCTAACACCGTTCGCACCAGTAGAGTTAAAGGAATGGAGAGATACATTTGTCCGGTTGTCATTGAAGAATTTACAAAGAAAGCCAAGTTCTATTCTTCGCAAGAAATATTGAATATATCACTAGGAGTGACAACTTATGAAGAAAATAGTCCCTTTTTTTATGGTAATTTTATTGACTGGGTGTTGGGATGTAGAGGAATTAACAGAGATTGGGATTGTAGCTGCGATGGCAATTGATATGGATGAAGAATCGGGAGAATACCAGCTTACATCAGAATTTTTAAGGCCATCTGCTGAGAGTACATTTGTCGCTTCTCAAGACGAACCTTTCTTAACGGTATCGGTAACGGGAAGGTCGATGTCTGAATTACTAAGAAAAACAAATCTTAAAATAGATCGGAAAGGCTTCTATTCTCATAACAAGGTAGTGATTGTGAGTGAAGAAGTTGCCAGAGAAGGTTTACTGCCCATTTTTGAAACATTCCAACGAGAGCAACTAGTACGAAGTTATGTTTGGCTGGGAGTGACTAGCGGTACAAGTGCTGCTTCAATCCTTGAGAAGCAAAAAAATAGTATCTCGAAGATTCCTGCCGATTTTCTTGATAGCTTATTTGATAATGCCGAGTATGAAACTGTTTCGTTTAATTTATTGAAATTTTATAAGCACGCTTTAAGGCAAGGACAAAATCCGGTATTAGGTGTTATAACCTTTGATCAGAGTGAACAGAAGGCAGAACCTGATGTGCATTTGTCTGGTGGAGCGGCTTTTATCAAAGACAAACTTGTTGGTTTTATGAATAATGATGAAACGATGGGGTATAATTGGATCACTACTAATAATAGGAATAGCAACGAAGGTACAATGACTTTTCCTTATAAAGACGATAAATACGTTACACTAAAATTAGTTAATATTAATTCAAGTATTAAGCCAAAAGTAACAAATAAAACGGATATCTCCTATACTGTTGAAATAAAACAACAATTGGAAGTTACAGAACGTCAGGAATTAAAAAAAACAGAAACAAGAAAAGAGCTTGCTCAGTTAGTAGTCGAGCTTGAGAAAACAGTAAAAAAAGAAATAGAAGGTAAGGTGGAACAAGTCATCACAAAAGCACAGGAAGACTTTCAATCAGATATTTTTGGGTTTGGAGCATCATTACGCAATAAGTACCCAAAAGTTTGGAACAATATAAAAGATAATTGGAGTGAAGAATTTGCCAAAGTTCCCTATGAAATTAAAGTGGAGGTAGAAATTTTAAATACAGGTTTACTAGATGGATCTCTACATCCTCACGAATAACTTAGCGAAAAAACCCCCTGAAAATATGATAAATAAGCACGAGAATTAAGACTAAAGCATAGGCTAGACCCCCAAATATTAAGAAACCTAACATCGGGTCTGCTTTCAGTACTTCCATTTTTAAGGGCATAAGAATCCTCCTTTTACTACGGTGACTTCCATCAGATTGGACGATGAACCATCACAAACGGAAGTCACCTTTTATTTATTATGTTTCTTCTTCACTTTGATAATCAGCAGGATTAATAACGGAAGAAGTGCATACAACAGTATACTGTAGACTCCTCCTTCCATTCCTTTCCATCTTTGATCATCTAAATTATCAAAACGGAGTATCGAAATAATAGGAAGCGCTAAACCAAAAATAATAATAATCCATTTAGAATTTGATTTATTAAATAACCAAGTAAACATTAAAGAAAAACCATAAAAATGGATAGCTGTTTTATAAAATCCCCCGATAAACATGATAAACACGCCGATAGCATCAAGATTAGTAAAAATCATGGCAACATGAACCGAGAGCATTGTCTCTAACAATGGTATTTCGGAGCTTCCTGTCAGTTCTGAACCTAGGACACCAATAAAGACAATGTTAGCTATTAATAATAAAAACGTTGAAACCGTAACAGCAATATATGTTGTTTTACGGATAAATTCTTGTTTTTTGACATAATGCCAAATGGTAAGAAAGACTACCATCTCACCGAAAGGAAAGGAAACAACTATCGGGATTTCTGCAAGGATTGGTTGAATCCCTTCCCCTAAAATTGGTAATAAATTCAATATCTCAAACTCACCGGAAATCATATTCAGAAAATATGCGGCAAGTAAGAAAAAGAAAAGATATGGCAGAAATATTTCAATCGATCTAGCGATGACTTCAATTCCTTTATGCAAAATATAAACCATTACCACAATGAATATATAAAGAATTACGAGAAGAGGTGTTTCAGGTAGAGCAGTCATTTTGATCAAGGCACCAAATTCATAGAAATTATGTGTTGTTTGACTCAGAAAATACATGCTGTATAGAAATATCAGCGGTTTAGCTAGAATAACACCCAGACAGTCATTTAATATCTCCGCAAAGTTCTTCATGGTGTGATATCTAGGTATTTGGGTATACACCCATAATAAAATAAAGCTGAGAACAAAAGACACTAACACGACGATCCATGCATCCCTTTTAGCTCCACTACCTAAGGCAAACAATGTCGTACTTCCAATCTCAAATGCTACGATGAGGGCGAAAAGCTGAATATTTGATATTTGTCTCATGTCTCATTACCCCCATGAATAGATTATGGCAATTCTTTTTTTTGGCGTACGGTATAGTTTTAACATTTTTGCCATTATAACTGAAAAATATAACGGCAGGCTGAAAGTACCTGTAATTTAGGAGCATAATATACTAGAGGATAAAGATAAAAAAGGAGATCGAAGAATAGAGCATAATGGCCGGCTGATTTACGGTAAAGAAGACGTCGAAAATAATAGTATATTTATTGATTAAGTGCAAACAGAAGCAGAACTGCTTAGAATGGAGATCGAACTTGCCATCTATCAAGAGCTTCAGGTGAGCGCATTCATCATCGACTTTATCGTTCCAAGAACAGAACAAGTCTGAATCCGATGTGAATGGTTCTGCCAACATCATACAAAAGTGGTTCCGGCAGCGTTTGAAGGCATTTTTTCTATGAAATTGTTCTTTCAACCAACATCCATCGTATTAAAATAACGTAATCCCCAAGGCATGGCCAATGGGATAATCTGTTATTGATTATGTTTTTTCTTCACTTTTATAATCAGAAGGATTAATAACGGAAGGAGTGCATACAACAGTATATTGTAGACACCCCCTTCCATTCCTTTCCATTTTTGATCGTCTAAATTATCAAAACGTAGTATCGAAATAATAGGAAGTGCTAAACCAAAAATAATAATAATCCATTTAGAATTTGATTTATTAAATAACCAAGTAAACATTAAAGAAAAACCATAAAAATGGATAGCTGTTTTATAGAATCCCCCGATGAACATGATAAACACGCCGATAATATCAAGATTAGTGAAAATCATGGCGATATGAACCGAGAGCATTGTCTCCAGTAACGGTATTTCTGAACTGTCTGTCAATTCCACACCTAAGACAGCAATAAAGACAATCTGAGCTATTAATAATAAAAACGTTGAAACAGTTACAGCAATATATGTTGTCTTACGGATGAGATGCTGCTTTTGGACATA encodes:
- a CDS encoding YhgE/Pip domain-containing protein, whose protein sequence is MKNGLHLYKTDMKNIITNWVAAILIGGLMILPSLYAWMNIEASWDPYGQTDQIKVGVVNNDIGASVREEDIHVGDELVETLKDNDSMDWQFVDEEKAMDKLEYGDYFAVIVVPEDFSEKLATVISDQPEKAEVAYYVNEKINAIAPKITDKGATVIVEEISSNFISTVNGVIFDMFNQIGMELENALPDIIQFEDYIFTIEEKLPEIKNILDESLADAENAEEMVSDANSLIPRVEEATSQGLSTVNETLDFIYEAEGRLDEIAPRVNEDLDTIQQAVQDTNAFLESVDISSQNLPDIHQQIDNWNEQIDSSIASIESIEEILRQVQNQQESNQDEETTDNPDENGSEDNQEPEGDTEEEANQQNNQEQIEDALNQLASMKAALQELQEQLNQANEMIKENNEALEEMIANLKDTAQFTNERLDAFISEYQETIEPRVKEEIQHTKSSLESAKSILMEIQNTIPEAQELLNRTATNLVDGEEMLESVLAEYPYIHTKINELADKIRSVEGETDLEEIIELLQNDPDAERSFFEEPVMLNQNKLFPIDNYGTGMTPFYTVLAIWVGGLLLISLLATDPHHVESYTGRQIYFGRLFTFITIGFFQTIIVTLGDMYLLDVEVKEPIWFILFGLLSSIVFILIVYTLVSVFGDIGKALAIVFLVLQIAGAGGTYPVDLLPEFFQAINPYLPFTYAINLMREAVGGIVWSKVQHDVLVLSAFGLVALIIGALFKARLNKYTHRLMKKSRETGLFH
- a CDS encoding ATP-grasp domain-containing protein; translation: MSKRGWIIYNGNLYTKKFAEQIKWLRKTAETFDFEIDVIANNQLLVAMEEGCARILTEKQKPDFVFFWDKDLFLARQLEEQGVRLFNPAKAIEICDDKALTYLQLANHGIRMPKTIIAPKVFVSLEDDSHLGQVIEILSFPMVIKETFGSFGEQVYLIKNEQQLRQKAKELQHKPHLFQEYIASSYGRDVRLNVVGDRVVAAMLRKSDQDFRANVTAGGKMYRYQPTEEEEKLAVRCSQIVGADFAGVDLLFGENDEPILCEINSNAHFKNIYDCTGVDITKDMMAFIKETITE
- a CDS encoding spore germination protein, whose translation is MRRLRTTRKSNKSQQPKQTNRMVKMVLEDNRSTLKSIFKNSVDIQFRDLQLKEENNNRAFICYTEGMVREEFIHDNVLEPLLGIDLNKEEINSASLISYMDSNIIKASSVDKTSNLDHIIEKILRGQTAIFIDGFDSALLISTESYQSRAVEEPETESTVRGSREGFNEVISTNTSLLRRKINNPHLIFEEFIIGGNTKTTVRIGYIDGIAKQEIVEEVRNRLESIETDVVLETGYLEQYIEDHPKSIFQTIGNSEKPDKVAAKLLEGRVSILCDGTPFVLTVPYLFIESMQVPEDYYSKPYFTTLIRLIRLIALFLTVATPAVFVAAATFHHEMVPALLLTTMAAAEERVPFPIMLEALIMTVIFELLREAGVRMPRPIGSAVSIVGALVIGEAAVQAGLVGAPMVIVVALTAITGFVVTAINNTVILIRFFLILLSGSFGFYGLLMGTLFVVAHACSLRSFGTPYLTPFAPVELKEWRDTFVRLSLKNLQRKPSSILRKKY
- a CDS encoding Ger(x)C family spore germination protein, whose protein sequence is MKKIVPFFMVILLTGCWDVEELTEIGIVAAMAIDMDEESGEYQLTSEFLRPSAESTFVASQDEPFLTVSVTGRSMSELLRKTNLKIDRKGFYSHNKVVIVSEEVAREGLLPIFETFQREQLVRSYVWLGVTSGTSAASILEKQKNSISKIPADFLDSLFDNAEYETVSFNLLKFYKHALRQGQNPVLGVITFDQSEQKAEPDVHLSGGAAFIKDKLVGFMNNDETMGYNWITTNNRNSNEGTMTFPYKDDKYVTLKLVNINSSIKPKVTNKTDISYTVEIKQQLEVTERQELKKTETRKELAQLVVELEKTVKKEIEGKVEQVITKAQEDFQSDIFGFGASLRNKYPKVWNNIKDNWSEEFAKVPYEIKVEVEILNTGLLDGSLHPHE